In Phoenix dactylifera cultivar Barhee BC4 unplaced genomic scaffold, palm_55x_up_171113_PBpolish2nd_filt_p 000146F, whole genome shotgun sequence, one DNA window encodes the following:
- the LOC120104952 gene encoding probable inactive purple acid phosphatase 16 isoform X1, with protein MARPPLSPTSVSFRPRLISPITRLLLFLLLITLTFTSNCRPYDPSLPREKTLLFSNESAFKIALFADLHYGENAWTDWGPAQDVNSDRVMATVLDQETPDFVIYLGDVITANNLPIPNASLYWGRAISPTRSRGIPWATVFGNHDDAQFEWPSEWFSATGIPQVQCPHENISISGEECTFRGTTRVELMEEEINSNVLSYSMNGPRELWPSVSNYVLQISSSKNPDSPAVFLYFLDSGGGSYPEVISSAQAKWFQKQSQAINPDARIHEIIFWHIPSRAYKKIAPMRTFGLRKPCVGSINKERVASQEDEWGIMDILVDRPSVKAVFVGHNHGLDWCCPYKNLWLCFARHTGYGGYGDWPRGARIIQMTEQPFTLRSWIRMEDGSEHSEVILSSESTCSC; from the exons ATGGCAaggcctcctctttctcccacctCCGTCTCCTTCCGTCCAAGACTAATTTCCCCCATTActcgcctcctcctcttcctcctcctcatcaCTCTAACATTTACTTCGAATTGCCGACCTTACGACCCCTCGCTTCCCCGTGAAAAaaccctcctcttctccaatgagTCGGCATTCAAGATCGCGCTGTTCGCAGACCTCCACTACGGGGAGAACGCCTGGACCGACTGGGGTCCCGCACAGGACGTCAATTCCGACCGGGTCATGGCGACCGTGCTCGATCAAGAGACGCCAG ATTTCGTGATCTATCTTGGTGACGTTATTACTGCAAACAATCTTCCAATTCCAAATGCAAGCTTATACTGGGGCCGGGCTATTTCTCCTACGAGAAGCAGAGGAATTCCTTGGGCTACAGTATTTGGAAACCATGATGACGCACAATTTGAGTGGCCATCTGAATGGTTTTCTGCCACTGGAATTCCACAAGTGCAATGTCCTCACGAAAACATCTCAATTTCAg GAGAAGAATGTACTTTTAGAGGGACAACACGTGTGGAATTGATGGAGGAGGAAATTAACAGCAATGTTCTATCTTATTCAATGAACGGTCCTAGGGAACTTTGGCCCAGTGTTTCCAACTATGTATTGCAAAtatcttcatccaaaaacccaGATTCACCAGCTGTATTCCTGTATTTCCTTGATTCTGGTGGTGGTTCCTATCCAGAAGTCATATCTAGTGCTCAGGCTAAATGGTTCCAGAAGCAATCACAGGCAATTAACCCTGACGCAAG GATCCATGAGATTATCTTTTGGCATATACCAAGTAGAGCATACAAGAAAATAGCTCCTATGCGTACTTTTGGATTACGCAAACCATGTGTTGGTTCTATCAACAAAGAAAGAGTGGCTTCCCAAGAAGATGAATGGGGGATAATGGACATTCTTGTAGATAGGCCTTCTGTTAAG GCAGTCTTTGTTGGCCACAACCATGGGTTAGATTGGTGCTGCCCCTATAAGAATCTTTGGCTGTGCTTTGCTCGCCATACCGGATATGGTGGTTATGGAGACTGGCCCCGGGGAGCAAGAATTATCCAGATGACTGAACAGCCATTTACACTGAGGTCTTGGATAAGGATGGAGGATGGGTCCGAGCACAGCGAAGTCATTTTGAGCTCAGAAAGCACCTGCAGCTGttaa
- the LOC120104952 gene encoding probable inactive purple acid phosphatase 16 isoform X2 — MARPPLSPTSVSFRPRLISPITRLLLFLLLITLTFTSNCRPYDPSLPREKTLLFSNESAFKIALFADLHYGENAWTDWGPAQDVNSDRVMATVLDQETPDFVIYLGDVITANNLPIPNASLYWGRAISPTRSRGIPWATVFGNHDDAQFEWPSEWFSATGIPQVQCPHENISISGEECTFRGTTRVELMEEEINSNVLSYSMNGPRELWPSVSNYVLQISSSKNPDSPAVFLYFLDSGGGSYPEVISSAQAKWFQKQSQAINPDARIHEIIFWHIPSRAYKKIAPMRTFGLRKPCVGSINKERVASQEDEWGIMDILVDRPSVKELGALEPCNHV; from the exons ATGGCAaggcctcctctttctcccacctCCGTCTCCTTCCGTCCAAGACTAATTTCCCCCATTActcgcctcctcctcttcctcctcctcatcaCTCTAACATTTACTTCGAATTGCCGACCTTACGACCCCTCGCTTCCCCGTGAAAAaaccctcctcttctccaatgagTCGGCATTCAAGATCGCGCTGTTCGCAGACCTCCACTACGGGGAGAACGCCTGGACCGACTGGGGTCCCGCACAGGACGTCAATTCCGACCGGGTCATGGCGACCGTGCTCGATCAAGAGACGCCAG ATTTCGTGATCTATCTTGGTGACGTTATTACTGCAAACAATCTTCCAATTCCAAATGCAAGCTTATACTGGGGCCGGGCTATTTCTCCTACGAGAAGCAGAGGAATTCCTTGGGCTACAGTATTTGGAAACCATGATGACGCACAATTTGAGTGGCCATCTGAATGGTTTTCTGCCACTGGAATTCCACAAGTGCAATGTCCTCACGAAAACATCTCAATTTCAg GAGAAGAATGTACTTTTAGAGGGACAACACGTGTGGAATTGATGGAGGAGGAAATTAACAGCAATGTTCTATCTTATTCAATGAACGGTCCTAGGGAACTTTGGCCCAGTGTTTCCAACTATGTATTGCAAAtatcttcatccaaaaacccaGATTCACCAGCTGTATTCCTGTATTTCCTTGATTCTGGTGGTGGTTCCTATCCAGAAGTCATATCTAGTGCTCAGGCTAAATGGTTCCAGAAGCAATCACAGGCAATTAACCCTGACGCAAG GATCCATGAGATTATCTTTTGGCATATACCAAGTAGAGCATACAAGAAAATAGCTCCTATGCGTACTTTTGGATTACGCAAACCATGTGTTGGTTCTATCAACAAAGAAAGAGTGGCTTCCCAAGAAGATGAATGGGGGATAATGGACATTCTTGTAGATAGGCCTTCTGTTAAG GAGCTGGGTGCGCTGGAACCATGCAATCATGTCTAG